The following coding sequences are from one Novosphingobium sp. KACC 22771 window:
- a CDS encoding F0F1 ATP synthase subunit B family protein, giving the protein MPQIAQLSATYASQIFWALIFFGFVFFVVGRGFVPKVQATVANRDKQIADDLAAAEAARRAAESDEANWAATSNKQRAQAQALIAKAKADATQASEARLAQAAAVVDERIAQADARLAAARADALAEIETVASEAASDIVARLAGLSVEGDAARAAVKEVLHG; this is encoded by the coding sequence ATGCCTCAGATTGCGCAGCTATCCGCAACCTATGCGTCCCAGATCTTCTGGGCGCTGATCTTCTTCGGATTTGTCTTCTTTGTTGTTGGCCGCGGCTTCGTGCCCAAGGTTCAGGCAACGGTGGCAAATCGCGACAAGCAGATCGCTGATGATCTGGCCGCCGCCGAAGCCGCGCGCCGCGCCGCCGAATCGGACGAGGCCAATTGGGCCGCGACCAGCAACAAGCAGCGCGCTCAAGCGCAGGCCCTGATTGCCAAGGCCAAGGCCGACGCAACTCAGGCGAGCGAAGCCCGTCTGGCTCAGGCTGCCGCCGTGGTGGACGAGCGTATCGCGCAAGCTGATGCGCGCCTTGCCGCCGCCCGTGCCGATGCGCTGGCCGAAATCGAAACCGTTGCCAGCGAAGCGGCCAGCGACATCGTCGCCCGCCTTGCCGGCCTGAGCGTGGAAGGCGATGCCGCCCGCGCCGCCGTGAAGGAGGTCCTCCATGGCTGA
- a CDS encoding F0F1 ATP synthase subunit A: MAEQGKVDPMHQFMIEPLFGTDHWTIAGHNIAFTNSALWMLITFVALFAFVAGGAKGQTVPGRWQVMVEGLVGFIDNLLAANVGPKGKKYVPYIFSLFSFILFSNVLGLLPLGLIKGVHPFTSTSHFTVTGVLAILSFSIVLIVGFARHGLHFFSLFVPHGTPAWLLWLIPVIELISFLVRPFSLALRLFVAMMAGHVLLEVLSSFVISSTNSGVLWGTVVGLPSFGLMIAICALEILVAGIQAYVFALLTSLYLNDAENLH; this comes from the coding sequence GTGGCCGAACAGGGCAAAGTCGATCCGATGCACCAGTTCATGATCGAGCCGCTTTTTGGCACCGATCACTGGACCATTGCCGGGCACAACATTGCTTTCACCAATTCGGCGCTGTGGATGCTGATCACTTTTGTTGCGCTGTTCGCCTTTGTCGCGGGCGGTGCCAAGGGTCAGACCGTTCCCGGCCGCTGGCAGGTGATGGTTGAAGGGCTGGTTGGCTTTATTGACAATCTGCTGGCCGCCAATGTTGGCCCCAAGGGCAAGAAGTATGTGCCCTACATCTTCTCGCTGTTCAGCTTCATTCTCTTCTCCAACGTTCTGGGTCTGCTGCCGCTCGGCTTGATCAAGGGCGTTCATCCCTTCACCTCGACCAGCCACTTCACAGTGACCGGCGTTCTGGCGATCCTGTCCTTCTCGATCGTCCTGATCGTGGGCTTTGCCCGCCATGGCCTGCACTTTTTCAGCTTGTTTGTGCCGCATGGCACGCCTGCATGGCTGCTCTGGCTGATCCCGGTGATCGAGCTGATCTCGTTCCTCGTGCGTCCTTTCTCTCTCGCGCTTCGTTTGTTCGTGGCGATGATGGCGGGCCACGTGCTGCTCGAAGTGCTCTCCAGCTTTGTCATCAGCTCGACCAATTCGGGCGTGCTGTGGGGCACTGTTGTGGGCCTGCCCAGCTTTGGGTTGATGATCGCCATCTGCGCGCTGGAAATTCTGGTCGCCGGCATCCAGGCCTATGTTTTCGCGCTGTTGACCTCGCTGTATCTCAACGACGCCGAAAACCTGCACTAA
- a CDS encoding AtpZ/AtpI family protein, with amino-acid sequence MSSEPDAQDQRGEDARLAALDERINAVREREEMRKTPNAGAQSDDSYRLGNRVLAELIAGIGGGAFIGWTIDQLIGRGHWGLLVVMGLGTFAAFRNIIRISTRRSE; translated from the coding sequence TTGAGCAGCGAGCCGGATGCGCAGGATCAACGCGGTGAGGATGCGCGTCTTGCCGCTCTCGATGAACGGATTAACGCCGTTCGAGAGCGGGAGGAAATGCGTAAAACGCCGAATGCGGGGGCGCAATCTGACGATAGCTATCGTCTGGGCAACCGGGTTCTGGCCGAACTCATTGCGGGGATCGGTGGCGGTGCGTTCATCGGCTGGACTATAGACCAGTTGATCGGGCGCGGCCATTGGGGTCTGTTGGTGGTGATGGGGCTTGGCACCTTTGCCGCTTTCAGGAACATTATCCGGATTTCCACCCGGCGGTCTGAATGA
- a CDS encoding F0F1 ATP synthase subunit C, which produces MEPASAKLIGAGLAAIGAGVAALGVGNVFGSFLESALRNPGAADGQQGRLFIGFAAAELLGLLSFVVAMILIFVA; this is translated from the coding sequence ATGGAACCTGCAAGCGCAAAGCTGATCGGTGCTGGTCTGGCCGCTATCGGCGCCGGTGTGGCTGCCCTGGGCGTGGGTAACGTGTTCGGTTCGTTCCTCGAATCCGCTCTGCGCAACCCCGGCGCCGCTGATGGCCAGCAGGGCCGTCTGTTCATCGGCTTCGCGGCTGCTGAACTTCTGGGTCTGCTTTCGTTCGTTGTGGCGATGATCCTGATCTTCGTTGCCTGA